The region TGCGGACGAATACCGGCACGGCCCTGAATGGGTTCGATAATGATGGCGGCGCAGCCGAAGCCCGCGGACTTTTGCGCGTGAATGGCTTTGCGAACGAGGCTGAGTTCACAGGAGAAAGGCAGCTCGGTCACACGATCTTCCGGCAACCAGCCGCGGAAAGGATCCTTGAAATCCTGACGCGAGGTTAAGGGAAGAATGCCAAGATCGAGTCCGTGATAACTGCCATGGAAATTGATGAAGCCTTTGGCTCCAGTGGCAATCTGCGCGGTTTTTACGGCGAATTCCACCGCCTGGCCGCCGCTGAGGGCAAGCCCGCCCTTGCTGAGGTGCGAAGGCAGAGCGGCTTTTAAGGTTTCAAGCATCTCGACTTTGGCAATGGATGGATACACATCCCCCATGCCGTGCGTAACGAGCGCCTCCTGGTTCATGGACGAGGCAAAAACGCGCTTCTGAACCTCGTTATTATGCCCAAGGGCCACGACCCCAAAACCCGCGCAAAGATCGATGTAAGCCCGTCCCTCGGCGTCCCAGATGGTACTTCCCTGAGCCCGGGCAAAAACCAGCGGATCCTCTTTCGCGTTGTAACTGGAATCACGACACTCCACGGCCTGCAATCGTTGCAGCCATTCCGCGTTGCTTGCCATGCCTCAAACTCCTTTGGCGCGGGGATGCCAGATGTATTTATGCTGCTGCAGATTCAAACGCACGCGGTGAAGACCGGCATCCAGAATCCACTCGACAAGGTCGGCGGGTTTCACAAGACCGAAGGCCGACGAGAACAGCACCTGAAAATGCTGATCCAGGTCCCCGGTGCGCACGCGATCGCGAGCCCATTCGAAATCCTTGCGGCTCGCAATGACGAATTTGATTTCATCCGTAGGTTTCAGATGGCTGAGGTTTTCATAGAGATTGCGATCCTCCATGCCGCTATCCGGGCACTTCAGATCCATGATGATATGAGTCGCAGGATGCAGATGTTCAATCGGCTCCGAACCGCTGGTCTCAATCATCACCTTGTAACCAAGTCCGATGAGGGTCTCGATCAAAGCCGGGGTCTCCGGCTGAGCCAGGGGTTCACCGCCGGTGATCTCGACCAAAGGACAGCCGAGTCGATCCAGTTCCGCCAGAATTTCGTCAAAATTCCGGCGCTCGCCCCCATGAAAGCCGTAGACCGTATCGCACCAGCGGCAACGCAGGGGACAGCCGGTCAAACGCACAAAACTGCAGGGCCACCCCGCATAAGCGGCTTCCCCTTGGACACTTTTATAGATCTCAGTTATGAGTAATGAGCGTTGCATGTGAGTTTCCTGGACAAGGACCGATTTGAAATGAATGAAGGCAATCGAAACGAAGCCCCTGTTGAAGCTGCCCGCGGCCCCTTCCCATGGCAAAGAGGCTGGTCACTCTTCAAGGCTATTTGGCCACAGCTGGTTTATATCAGTATGGCGGCGATCGCAATACCTCAGTACCTGGTTTATTGGATGAGCGCGCTCAGGGCCGCAAAAACGGTTCAGGAGATGAACACGCAGGTGCCTCAGGATTTTTTCTCGCTTCTGGCCCTCGTTGAATCCTTCAGTCTTTACAGCATTATGGAGCTGCTCGTCGCCGGAATTCTGGCGCTCTGGGGCTACCTCGCCTGGGTGACGGCGGCCTTCACGCATCTCGATGGTCATAAGGTCGAAACGATGCCGGTGCTGCTCAAAAGTCTGCGTCTTTTGCCCAGATGGATACTGACCGTACTCGTCCTGGCCATGCTGCTCTTTGTGCTGCTTTTTTTAACAGCCGCAGGGCCTGGCTTCGGCATCATCTCGCAGCTCCTTCTGATCACGCTCTGCGTCGTCGGCGTCGCGGCTCCCATTCTGCTCGTCATGCATCCACGCGTGGGAAAAGCCGTCGGTGGATCCTTGAAGATGGAATACACCAAAGGCAGCGGCATGACGCGCTGGTCGGCTTATTTCGTGCTTCTGACCTATGAAATGCTGCTGCTCGGCAGTCTCTCCCTGGTCGGGGCCGGCGTCAATGCTCTGAATCATCTCGATAATCGCATGGCCCTGCCTCGCTCGACCTGGTTTGTCACCAGCGATAGCTTTCCTTTCGGCGTGATTCCCATGCTGACCGAAGGCGTCAGCACCGTACTGAGCACGATACTTTTCGCGCTTTTTGCCATCATGACAACCAGCTTCGTGGCTGATCTGAAACGCATAGGCCGCCTGCGCTCGACCATTGAAATTCGCGTTTAATCCCAGGCCGCGACAGCCTGACTGGATCCCAGGATCCAGTCGCCCCGTCCCTTGTCCGTCCTTTCCCACGGGTGCTATACTTCCTTAAGCCATCTCCAAATAATTCAAGACGATCACGCGATCCAAAGACGCGGGCAAGTGGGTTGAAGCGTGCTGCGGTTTAGCCTCTCACTATTCATGACTTTTCTGGTGTCGACTGTCATCTCGGGCTGTCTTCTGACGCAAAATTTTGATGCCCGTTCCCAGGCGAGTTCGCACTTCGTAGCCCGATTTGTGGCGCATGCTATCCTGCAGCAGATGAACCGCCTCACACCGGGTCTGGAGGCTTTGAGCCGGGATGCTGCGATCTGGCAGAAGACGGCATTTCTTAAAGTGGATGACTTTGCGCGGCAGCATGGTCTGGAGCAGCTCAGCATTTTCGTCAAACCTAAAGGGCAGAATGAGTATGTGACCTTCACGACTCTGGTGCCGCGCGATCATCAGATCTTCACCTATGCCCCTGGAAAATACGGTTGGGAACGGATTGCGATCGGACGTGACGATGGGGAAAGCCAGCATTATCGACTTCGCTTCCCGCATCAGTTTTCCGGCACTGAACGCAAAATCACTCTTATTCGCGTGGACGATAAACTCTATCTGGATATCAACCAGCCTCTGGAGCCCGGCGTTGTGCGCATGGCGCTGCCGCTGCCGGATTCCTTTCTCACCAAGATGGAAAAAGAAACCGGACATCGCATCAGCTTCTATAATTCCAAAAACCAGTATATTGCCGGCATCCTGGAGCCCGATGTGGAGATTCCTGATCAGGGTTATTTCACCAACCTCGGGATTGATGGCGTTGATTATATCAACTACGCGAGCAGCGTGATGATTGAAGGATCCGAGCTGGCCAAGGTTGTGATCTCAATGGAACGGAATCGACTGACAGGAACGATCACGAAAATGATGCTCGTGATTTTTGGAGTGAGTGCCGCCCTC is a window of Oligoflexus sp. DNA encoding:
- a CDS encoding aminotransferase class III-fold pyridoxal phosphate-dependent enzyme; amino-acid sequence: MASNAEWLQRLQAVECRDSSYNAKEDPLVFARAQGSTIWDAEGRAYIDLCAGFGVVALGHNNEVQKRVFASSMNQEALVTHGMGDVYPSIAKVEMLETLKAALPSHLSKGGLALSGGQAVEFAVKTAQIATGAKGFINFHGSYHGLDLGILPLTSRQDFKDPFRGWLPEDRVTELPFSCELSLVRKAIHAQKSAGFGCAAIIIEPIQGRAGIRP
- a CDS encoding radical SAM protein — protein: MQRSLLITEIYKSVQGEAAYAGWPCSFVRLTGCPLRCRWCDTVYGFHGGERRNFDEILAELDRLGCPLVEITGGEPLAQPETPALIETLIGLGYKVMIETSGSEPIEHLHPATHIIMDLKCPDSGMEDRNLYENLSHLKPTDEIKFVIASRKDFEWARDRVRTGDLDQHFQVLFSSAFGLVKPADLVEWILDAGLHRVRLNLQQHKYIWHPRAKGV